The Pseudomonadota bacterium region CGGCAGTGCATCGAAACCACGGCTCTCCGGAGGTGCTTCCGTTTCGGTTACCGACTGTTGGGTGTCGTTCATGGAGGCCGTCTGGAAAGGGATTGGTCGTGCGGCGCTGTTTGGGCTGCTGCCCGAATACGTCGCAGCAGCGGATCCTGCTGTTGCTTGAAACCTTCTAGCATGCGTACGGTGAGCAGACGCAGCTCAGCCAGATCGCGCTGAGCTCGCTTCAGAGTCGGGCAGCGCCGACCAAGCTCCGCCTTCCTTGCGTCCCATTTGGCAAGCCAGGCGTCGAGCGGCTCTCGCGACAAGGCATCGGAGATGAAGCGTCCAGCGCGCCGAAGTAGCTCCGCCTGAAGCGCCGAAACCTCTCGGCCGCACCAGCCGGTTGCGAGGGGATCGTGGGGCAGGGTGGCCGCTGGCGATGGGAATACCTGCCTGGAGATCGACAGCGCTCCTGCTCCGATGACGAACACTGTGATGATCCAGAACACGACGACGCCAACCATCCGGCCGATGGCCTCGGCCGACCCGGACCGGTGATGCGGTGACGCGCTAGCAGCTGCCGGGTCGGCGTGGTGATGGGGCTTCCGTGTGGTCACGCAGCCAAGCGCTCCTCCACTCATCGGCGGCACGCGAAGTACGCGATTCGGGAGCCTTGTACCGGGGGGTCGTAGCTCGGTCAAGTCGTGCTTCCGACGGCGAGCTTGTACCCCAGGCCATACACCGTGAGGATGTACCGGGGTCGATCCTGGTTTGGCTCGATCTTCTTGCGCAGCTTGACCACCACGTTGTCCACGGTGCGGTTCGAAGGATTCGCCTGTAACCCCCAGATCTTGTCGAGAATCTCGTCCCGCGAGACCGGGCAGCCACGTTGCTCATGCAGCAGCTTCAGCAGTCCCGCCTCATAAAAGGACAGGGTGACGGTCTCGCGTCCTCGGGTCAGCGTGTGGGCCCCCGGGTCGACCAGGGCCTCGCCCACTTGAAACGGCTGCTGCGTGTTATCCTGCAGCGAGGCGCGGCGGAACATCGCACGCAGGCGGGCAACCAGCTCCCCAATGGAAAAGGGCTTGGCCACGTAGTCGTCGGCCCCGGCATCCAGCCCCCGGATCTTGTCCGCCTCCTGGCTGCGTGCAGTCAGCATGAGGATGGGTACCCGCTGATCGAGACGCCGTATTTCTTCACAGACCTGGTAACCGTTCATGTCAGGCAGCATCAGATCCAGAATAATGCAATCCGGGAGCTTGTCCCGTGCGAGCGCCACCGCCTGCATACCCCGATCCGTGTGAGTCACCCGGAAGCCCTCGAACTCGAGCGAGTCGCACAGACCCATCGCCAGAGTAGGGTCGTCCTCGACCAGCAGGATCGTCCGTTGGGGCATCTCAGGCATGGATCTCGCCGGCTGGTCGTTCGCGCGTGCGAACGCCCGTCACGCCAGGCGTCGTTGCCGGGCGCGAGGCGGGCCCGAGTACCTGCGGCAAATCGAACGACACGATCGCCCCTCCGTCGGGTGCGTTTTCCGCCCAAGCTTGGCCACCATGATCCTGGATGATGTGCTTGACGAGGGAAAGACCGATACCCGATCCGCGGACGCTTGGCTCGCGCCGCGAGCGATAGAAACGGTCAAAGACGCGCCGCAATTCGTCCCGGGGAATGCCTTGACCGTGGTCGCGCACGCGAACCGCCACACTTGCGCCTTGCGACTCGATC contains the following coding sequences:
- a CDS encoding response regulator transcription factor — translated: MPEMPQRTILLVEDDPTLAMGLCDSLEFEGFRVTHTDRGMQAVALARDKLPDCIILDLMLPDMNGYQVCEEIRRLDQRVPILMLTARSQEADKIRGLDAGADDYVAKPFSIGELVARLRAMFRRASLQDNTQQPFQVGEALVDPGAHTLTRGRETVTLSFYEAGLLKLLHEQRGCPVSRDEILDKIWGLQANPSNRTVDNVVVKLRKKIEPNQDRPRYILTVYGLGYKLAVGSTT